Proteins from one Aspergillus nidulans FGSC A4 chromosome VIII genomic window:
- a CDS encoding uncharacterized protein (transcript_id=CADANIAT00001773), which translates to MAEVSMGDTSGCPPTFSLFPPFIPTVIKQCLTASRYAIVKTATTNSPSASRASTISFSTNSGTGDNTPRPSSSGSASTARNIEDLFSDEDLGNINRDVLALGAPGSCEVGSGVQWNRVDVGLYLLRQAGYEAQNPIRESHHVRSLYIDSMAYFLSALPEDLSSEETLTVRRMLPEKLKPAFTPSAGLELSESTPHSHVLPANTYPAQRSYLHRLLAASIIYFCMLLQYIMPYIKDVLIHLYRYDRAHRVTERVTAATLYVVEKVGRGSVNLGASFLNMYDGKPGSAVSGAAEWWIEGVAGGIYEGVGEGMAILGIGLGPVGGGKGVRNGVGI; encoded by the exons ATGGCCGAAGTCTCTATGGGTGATACCTCCGGGTGCCCGCCGACTTTCTCACTCTTCCCGCCGTTCATCCCAACCGTCATCAAGCAATGTCTGACAGCTTCGCGGTACGCGATCGTCAAAACCGCGACTACGAattcgccttcagcttctcgagcaAGCACTATCTCTTTTAGCACAAACTCAGGAACAGGCGATAACACTCCACGACCTTCATCATCGGGAAGCGCAAGCACAGCGCGGAATATCGAGGATTTATTTAGCGATGAGGACCTTGGAAATATCAACAGAGACGTCCTGGCGTTAGGCGCCCCAGGAAGTTGCGAGGTCGGCTCAGGAGTGCAGTGGAATAGAGTAGATGTTG GACTGTACCTCCTCCGCCAAGCAGGCTATGAAGCCCAAAACCCCATCCGCGAAAGCCACCACGTCCGCTCCCTTTACATAGACTCCATGGCCTACTTCCTTTCTGCCCTTCCCGAAGACCtcagcagcgaagaaacCCTGACGGTCCGACGGATGCTCCCAGAGAAACTAAAGCCGGCATTCACACCAAGCGCCGGCCTCGAACTCTCCGAGAGCACACCGCATTCGCATGTTCTTCCAGCTAATACTTATCCGGCGCAACGCTCTTACCTCCATCGTCTCCTGGCTGCAAGTATAATATACTTTTGCATGCTCCTGCAATACATCATGCCATACATCAAAGATGTACTGATCCATTTGTACCGGTATGACCGGGCCCACCGGGTAACGGAGCGTGTTACGGCGGCGACATTGTAcgttgttgagaaggtcgGAAGGGGAAGTGTGAATCTTGGTGCGTCATTCTTGAATATGTATGATGGGAAACCGGGTAGTGCGGTTTCAGGCGCGGCAGAATGGTGGATTGAGGGGGTTGCGGGGGGAATTTATGAAGGGGTTGGGGAGGGAATGGCAATTCTAGGAATTGGTCTTGGTCCTGTGGGAGGTGGTAAAGGGGTTAGGAATGGTGTTGGGATTTAG
- a CDS encoding putative ubiquitin-conjugating enzyme (transcript_id=CADANIAT00001774), with the protein MSTTRLPNIPSLRKYQLIQEHASLKHAAPPGVYVSLSPGDPSLWSCVIFVRSGPYASAILRFRIRFPPSYPDRPPLVTFATDVFHPLIVPLTTYTFSTGVSNEDPVSATDEERLPPGGFSLRHAFPHWFGRGRHAPSSRTVSLNGSNKGGAEVNLHKDPTQETSAPNPDESEGGEQDDKEGEGEERTSVDIAPAEAPKMRISVPVLEILDYIRTSFDDEAVLDSVPLEAAGNPSAWHAWRAHRKEATNSTETESTKRDNPQARLPGDWHWDGIWAKRVQPEIEASRSDATLFGSASRGPDETVFG; encoded by the exons ATGTCGACGACGAGATTGCCTAACATCCCGTCTCTTCGCAAATACCAACTGATCCAGGAGCA TGCAAGCCTGAAACATGCAGCTCCCCCTGGGGTCTATGTCAGCCTCAGTCCTGGTGACCCCTCTCTCTGGTCCTGCGTGATCTTCGTCCGCTCCG GCCCTTACGCTTCCGCCATCCTCCGATTCCGGATACGCTTCCCCCCGTCCTATCCTGATCGCCCACCGCTCGTGACATTCGCTACGGACGTCTTCCATCCCCTCATTGTACCCCTCACCACATATACTTTCAGCACTGGCGTATCAAATGAAGACCCTGTCAGCGCAACGGATGAAGAGCGGTTGCCCCCGGGAGGCTTCAGTCTTAGACACGCATTTCCCCATTGGTTTGGAAGGGGGAGACATGCTCCCTCATCGAGGACTGTGAGTCTCAATGGCTCGAATAAAGGGGGTGCAGAGGTAAACCTCCACAAAGATCCTACGCAAGAGACTTCAGCGCCAAATCCAGATGAGAGCGAGGGCGGGGAACAAGACGACAaagaaggggaaggagaagaacggaCATCTGTTGATATTGCTCCAGCAGAAGCTCCAAAAATGAGGATATCAGTCCCGGTTCTAGAGATTCTAGATTACATCCGAACTTCGTTCGATGATGAGGCTGTCCTTGATTCTGTGCCGCTCGAGGCTGCTGGGAACCCAAGTGCATGGCACGCATGGAGAGCTCACCGAAAAGAAGCCACCAACTCTACCGAGACAGAGAGCACCAAACGTGATAACCCTCAAGCACGACTTCCGGGTGATTGGCATTGGGATGGTATTTGGGCCAAGCGTGTTCAACCTGAAATCGAAGCAAGTCGATCGGATGCGACACTCTTCGGAAGCGCTTCCCGAGGGCCCGATGAAACGGTATTTGGCTGA
- a CDS encoding uncharacterized protein (transcript_id=CADANIAT00001775) yields MNPKQKTAIIVVALVLVPIILVCCAFALALGCAEFWSSGRFTLIKPWIRRQLATVRKQLKPPRAPHTLRCIIAETDSHTLNQRLTLVSNINLMRNNRVLRLTPLPSDGLMDAFYRLPRSTTMDKYRIELDKTSDPMTLTTELAPTVAMHSRKTLLQLGYRGLPKSCM; encoded by the exons ATGAACCCTAAACAGAAGACAGCAATTATCGTCGTCGCGCTTGTCCTGGTTCCCATTATTCTGGTCTGCTGTGCATTCGCCCTAGCCCTTGGCTGCGCCGAGTTTTGGAGCTCTGGTCGCTTCACTCTCATCAAACCTTGGATTAGACGGCAACTGGCTACTGTGCGAAAACAACTCAAGCCA CCTCGAGCCCCCCATACTTTGCGCTGCATCATAGCTGAGACCGACAGTCATACCCTGAACCAACGATTAACACTTGTGTCGAATATCAACCTCATGAGAAATAACCGCGTGCTTCGCCTTACTCCTTTGCCTTCGGACGGTCTCATGGATGCTTTCTATCGCTTACCTCGCAGTACGACCATGGACAAATATCGGATCGAGTTGGACAAAACCAGTGACCCTATGACGCTAACTACTGAGCTTGCGCCTACTGTTGCGATGCACTCCCGTAAAACACTTTTGCAGCTAGGCTACAGAGGGCTGCCTAAATCGTGTATGTAG
- a CDS encoding putative CUE domain protein (transcript_id=CADANIAT00001776) — MDRYLSRKRPHSPVKSRPATPDYDDASTDIKLAQLLSLFPETPQDTLLDILVSCSGSVEAAAATITEQKQLSFKRPRTTATAIQTSLKSHIAVSPGKGNENGKDIVLKKSRNPVVQKGRALYLFSPEDVAAHTSCTIIHNFLPPEEANALLLELLEESQHFSRYQMQLFDRTVESPHSTCVYVSTAEEEAQHANDYTYGGTYHTNIRQATPHLRAISKRVQEAVNEEIRKRIRDVYPGGKKLKYQSPKEWVPNAAFVNCYDGPAESVGYHTDHLTYLGPRAVIGSISLGVQREFRVRRIVSDEEEAGARADAQGQISIPLPHNSLLVMHAETQEEWKHAIAPAQTVSPHPLSGNRRINITYRWYRESLHPRNVPRCRCNAHAVLKCVQRKHDSRGRYMWVCYMGYKPGKKGCGFFQWAEFDDDGEPLWKQPQPKKEDVNAPELINFAG, encoded by the coding sequence ATGGACCGCTACCTCTCGCGCAAGAGGCCGCACAGCCCCGTCAAATCTCGGCCCGCAACACCCGACTACGATGACGCTTCGACCGACATAAAGCTAGCTCAACTGCTGTCTCTTTTCCCAGAAACGCCGCAGGATACGCTTCTGGACATTCTTGTCTCATGCAGTGGCTCAGTTGAAGCCGCAGCTGCTACCATAACAGAGCAGAAGCAACTCTCTTTCAAACGGCCAAGGACAACCGCCACCGCGATTCAGACATCCCTCAAATCGCATATTGCCGTATCCCCGGGTAAAGGAAACGAAAATGGGAAAGATATCGTATTAAAGAAGTCTCGGAACCCGGTAGTCCAGAAGGGAAGGGCTCTATACTTGTTCAGCCCCGAAGACGTCGCAGCTCATACCTCGTGCACTATCATCCACAATTTCCTTCCACCAGAAGAAGCGAatgcgcttcttctcgaaCTCCTCGAGGAGTCGCAACATTTCTCGCGCTATCAAATGCAGCTATTTGACCGGACTGTTGAAAGCCCACATTCTACATGCGTCTACGTCTCCacggcagaagaagaggcccaGCACGCGAATGACTATACGTACGGTGGCACGTATCACACCAATATCCGGCAAGCAACCCCGCACCTCCGCGCGATCTCCAAACGCGTCCAGGAAGCTGTTAATGAGGAAATACGGAAACGGATCCGCGATGTCTACCCCGGAGGTAAGAAATTGAAGTATCAGTCGCCGAAAGAATGGGTGCCGAACGCGGCGTTTGTCAATTGTTATGATGGGCCGGCGGAAAGTGTGGGGTATCACACTGATCATCTTACCTACCTCGGGCCTCGCGCGGTTATAGGGAGTATTAGTCTGGGTGTCCAGCGAGAGTTTCGGGTGCGGCGGATTGTctctgatgaagaggaggcgggGGCACGAGCTGATGCGCAGGGGCAGATTTCTATACCTCTACCGCACAATTCTCTTTTGGTCATGCACGCAGAGACGCAGGAGGAATGGAAGCATGCGATTGCTCCCGCGCAAACCGTCTCACCGCACCCGTTATCGGGCAATCGGCGGATCAATATTACGTATCGGTGGTATCGAGAGTCATTACACCCGCGAAACGTCCCGCGCTGTCGTTGTAATGCACATGCCGTTCTTAAATGTGTCCAACGCAAGCATGACAGCAGAGGTCGCTACATGTGGGTGTGTTATATGGGGTATAAGCCCGGAAAGAAAGGATGTGGCTTCTTTCAATGGGCCGAGTTCGATGATGACGGCGAACCTCTTTGGAAACAGCCTCAGcccaagaaggaagatgTGAACGCCCCGGAACTGATCAACTTTGCAGGTTAG